A genomic window from Leptolyngbya sp. BL0902 includes:
- the rplB gene encoding 50S ribosomal protein L2 — MGIRSYRPYTPGTRERTVSEFAEITRSEPEKSLTRSKHRPKGRNNRGVITCRHRGGGHKRLYRVIDFRRDKVGVPAKVASVEYDPNRNARICLLHYEDGEKRYILAPAGLTVGSTVVSGPESPLEVGNALPLYKIPLGTTVHNIEMQPGKGGQMVRSAGAGAQVVAKEGDYVTLKLPSTEVRMVRRECYATIGQVGNADVRNVSLGKAGRKRWLGRRPEVRGSVMNPVDHPHGGGEGRAPIGRSGPVTPWGKPALGFKTRKKKKDSDKYVVRKRRRVSKRGRGGRNA; from the coding sequence ATGGGCATCCGTTCTTACCGACCTTATACCCCGGGCACGCGTGAGCGAACTGTATCCGAGTTTGCCGAAATCACCCGCAGTGAGCCTGAAAAGTCGCTGACCCGATCCAAGCACCGTCCCAAGGGGCGTAATAATCGCGGCGTGATCACCTGTCGCCATCGCGGCGGTGGCCACAAGCGTCTTTATCGGGTGATTGACTTCCGCCGGGATAAAGTCGGCGTTCCCGCCAAAGTCGCTTCCGTTGAGTACGATCCCAACCGCAACGCTCGCATTTGCCTGCTTCACTACGAAGACGGCGAGAAGCGCTACATCCTGGCCCCCGCTGGTCTGACTGTGGGTAGCACCGTGGTGTCTGGTCCTGAGTCTCCCCTGGAAGTGGGGAATGCTCTGCCCCTGTACAAGATTCCTCTGGGTACCACCGTTCACAACATCGAGATGCAGCCTGGAAAAGGCGGTCAGATGGTGCGTTCCGCTGGTGCCGGGGCTCAGGTGGTGGCGAAGGAAGGGGACTATGTCACCCTGAAGCTGCCTTCTACGGAAGTTCGGATGGTGCGCCGCGAGTGCTACGCCACCATTGGCCAAGTGGGCAACGCCGATGTGCGGAACGTCAGCCTGGGTAAGGCGGGCCGTAAGCGCTGGCTGGGCCGTCGTCCTGAGGTGCGCGGTAGTGTAATGAACCCGGTGGATCACCCCCACGGTGGTGGTGAAGGTCGGGCTCCCATTGGCCGCTCTGGCCCTGTCACCCCTTGGGGTAAGCCAGCTCTGGGCTTCAAGACCCGCAAGAAGAAGAAGGACAGCGACAAGTACGTGGTACGGAAGCGTCGTCGGGTGTCCAAGCGGGGACGCGGTGGACGGAATGCCTAG
- the rplC gene encoding 50S ribosomal protein L3: MAVGILGKKLGMTQIFDDAGNAVPVTVVQAGPCVVTQVKTPDTDGYAAIQLGFDEVAEKALNKPELGHLAKSGSAPLRHLKEYRVDAAEGYELGQAITAESFAAGQLVDVTGKSIGRGFAGYQKRHNFRRGPMAHGSKNHRLPGSTGAGTTPGRVYPGKRMAGQLGNTQVTVRKLEVVRVDNERNLLLIKGAVPGKPGALLSVAPAKWVKA; the protein is encoded by the coding sequence GTGGCAGTCGGTATTCTCGGCAAAAAGCTGGGCATGACCCAAATATTTGATGACGCGGGGAACGCCGTCCCGGTCACTGTCGTCCAGGCTGGGCCTTGCGTGGTAACGCAGGTGAAAACTCCAGATACCGATGGCTATGCGGCGATCCAACTGGGCTTTGATGAAGTGGCTGAAAAAGCCCTCAACAAGCCTGAATTGGGCCACCTGGCAAAATCTGGCAGCGCCCCCCTGCGCCACCTGAAAGAGTATCGGGTGGATGCGGCAGAGGGCTACGAACTCGGCCAAGCAATCACCGCCGAGTCCTTCGCCGCTGGTCAGTTGGTGGACGTCACGGGCAAGAGCATTGGTCGTGGGTTTGCGGGCTATCAAAAGCGCCACAACTTCCGCCGTGGCCCCATGGCCCACGGTTCTAAGAACCACCGCCTGCCCGGTTCCACCGGAGCGGGTACCACCCCTGGTCGTGTCTATCCCGGCAAGCGGATGGCGGGTCAGTTGGGCAACACCCAGGTGACGGTTCGCAAGCTGGAAGTGGTGCGGGTAGACAACGAGCGCAACCTGCTGCTGATTAAGGGCGCAGTTCCGGGTAAGCCCGGTGCGCTGCTGAGCGTTGCCCCGGCCAAATGGGTGAAGGCCTAG
- a CDS encoding 50S ribosomal protein L23, with protein sequence MVTNTAPTLADIIRRPLVTEKATLLLENNQYVFEVDPRATKLDIGAAIEELFEVKVVSVNTYNPPKKKRRYGRFVGNRAHYKRAIVTLAAGDSIPLFPDL encoded by the coding sequence ATTGTGACTAATACTGCGCCAACCCTGGCTGACATCATTCGTCGCCCCCTGGTGACTGAAAAGGCTACCCTACTGCTGGAAAACAACCAGTACGTCTTCGAGGTGGATCCCCGCGCCACCAAGCTCGATATCGGAGCCGCCATCGAAGAACTGTTTGAGGTCAAGGTGGTCTCCGTGAACACCTACAACCCTCCCAAGAAAAAGCGCCGCTATGGTCGCTTTGTCGGCAACCGGGCTCACTATAAGCGGGCCATTGTCACCCTCGCCGCTGGGGATTCCATTCCCCTCTTCCCTGATCTCTAA
- a CDS encoding NAD(P)H-quinone oxidoreductase subunit N produces the protein MALLTTGKGFIRDVETHRAIAVRMPLEGGFEGRYERRLKAKGYETMNITARGLGDIAAYLTDVHGVRPPHLGKKTVGNSAAVGYTYFVPPMLTYRLDTLAPKAKGMVLWLIEGHILSRQELAYLVNLPQIEPRVRVVVEMGGERYFSWEPLANLL, from the coding sequence ATGGCGTTATTGACCACTGGTAAAGGGTTCATTCGTGATGTCGAAACCCACCGGGCCATTGCGGTGCGAATGCCCTTGGAAGGAGGCTTTGAGGGCCGCTATGAGCGTCGGCTGAAGGCCAAGGGCTACGAAACCATGAACATCACGGCCCGAGGACTGGGCGATATTGCCGCCTATTTGACCGATGTTCACGGGGTGCGCCCCCCCCACCTGGGCAAAAAGACCGTCGGCAATTCCGCTGCCGTGGGCTACACCTACTTTGTGCCACCCATGCTGACCTATCGCCTAGACACCTTGGCCCCCAAGGCAAAGGGGATGGTGCTGTGGCTGATCGAAGGACACATTCTCTCCCGTCAAGAACTCGCCTACCTGGTGAATTTGCCCCAGATCGAACCCCGTGTGCGCGTGGTCGTGGAAATGGGCGGAGAGCGCTACTTTAGCTGGGAACCACTGGCTAATTTGCTCTAG
- the rplD gene encoding 50S ribosomal protein L4 — translation MVECAVKNWEGQEAGSATLDLKVASEETASHIVHRALVRQMHNARQGTVSTKTRAEVSGGGRKPWRQKGTGRARAGSNRSPLWRGGGVTFGPKPRDFSVKMNRKERRLALRTAFQSRVDDLIVVEAFADKFERPKTKELLEALGRWGADIEGKILLIISEKQELVYLSARNIENVKLLTAANLNVHDLLAADQIVITSPALEAIQEVYCD, via the coding sequence ATGGTTGAGTGCGCCGTAAAAAACTGGGAGGGCCAAGAGGCTGGTAGCGCGACTTTAGATCTCAAAGTCGCCAGCGAAGAAACCGCCTCTCACATCGTCCACCGTGCCCTGGTGCGGCAGATGCATAACGCTCGGCAGGGAACGGTATCCACCAAAACCCGCGCCGAAGTGAGCGGGGGTGGTCGTAAGCCCTGGCGGCAAAAAGGGACGGGTCGGGCCCGGGCTGGCTCTAATCGCTCTCCCCTGTGGCGGGGCGGTGGTGTCACCTTCGGCCCCAAGCCTCGGGATTTCAGTGTCAAGATGAACCGCAAAGAGCGGCGTCTGGCTCTACGTACCGCGTTCCAAAGCCGGGTCGATGACCTGATTGTGGTCGAGGCGTTTGCCGACAAGTTTGAACGTCCCAAAACCAAGGAGCTGCTGGAGGCTCTGGGGCGTTGGGGAGCGGATATCGAGGGCAAAATTCTGCTGATCATCTCTGAAAAGCAAGAACTGGTCTACCTCTCTGCCCGCAACATCGAAAACGTCAAGCTGCTGACGGCGGCGAACCTAAACGTCCACGATTTGCTTGCCGCTGACCAGATTGTAATTACATCCCCCGCCCTTGAGGCCATTCAGGAGGTTTATTGTGACTAA